A genome region from Geodermatophilus bullaregiensis includes the following:
- a CDS encoding ankyrin repeat domain-containing protein, producing the protein MTAPRLARLVTAGDAAAVRAAVDGAPRLLAGTVEHAGESGWTPLHLAAAEGREDVVRELVAAGADLTARTESGRTPLHVAVEHSPALVGVLCELGAVVDAPAAAYLDDVDRLTRELDAGAALTDPVSGLDLLVLAAAGGAAGTLRLLLARGADPDGGALAAAATARRADLVRVLLDAGAAVDRRDPDTGRTPLHEAVSGGGDAPEVVRVLLAAGADVNATTSDGASALDISRVAAARSRRGDAGQASVVDGLVDLLVAAGATD; encoded by the coding sequence ATGACCGCACCGCGCCTGGCGCGCCTGGTGACCGCCGGCGACGCCGCGGCCGTGCGCGCGGCGGTCGACGGTGCACCCCGGCTGCTGGCCGGCACGGTGGAGCACGCCGGCGAGAGCGGCTGGACGCCGCTGCACCTGGCCGCCGCGGAGGGCCGGGAGGACGTCGTCCGGGAGCTGGTCGCCGCCGGCGCCGACCTCACGGCGCGCACCGAGTCCGGGCGCACGCCGCTGCACGTGGCCGTCGAGCACTCCCCCGCACTGGTCGGTGTGCTGTGCGAGCTGGGCGCCGTGGTCGACGCGCCGGCCGCGGCCTACCTCGACGACGTCGACCGGCTGACCCGCGAGCTCGACGCCGGCGCGGCGCTCACCGATCCGGTCAGCGGCCTGGACCTGCTCGTCCTCGCCGCCGCGGGCGGTGCCGCGGGCACCCTCCGCCTGCTGCTCGCCCGAGGCGCCGACCCCGACGGCGGCGCGCTCGCCGCCGCGGCCACGGCCCGGCGGGCCGACCTGGTGCGCGTGCTCCTCGACGCGGGTGCCGCGGTGGACCGGCGCGACCCCGACACGGGGCGCACGCCCCTGCACGAGGCCGTCTCGGGGGGCGGCGACGCGCCCGAGGTGGTGCGCGTCCTGCTGGCCGCCGGGGCCGACGTCAACGCCACCACCAGCGACGGCGCCAGCGCCCTCGACATCAGCCGGGTCGCCGCGGCCCGCTCCCGGCGCGGCGACGCAGGTCAGGCCTCCGTCGTCGACGGGCTGGTCGACCTCCTGGTCGCCGCCGGCGCCACCGACTGA
- a CDS encoding adenylate/guanylate cyclase domain-containing protein, which translates to MDTAGGDDAGRERAGRDADGPEPGTDVRDALERLLLGGPRRLTRLQVAAAAGMPPERTQRLWRALGFPDAADDDLVFTDADVDALALVSALIDTGFIDPGTEASIARATGQALSRLADWQTDMLAGALTRQAREHGSADAVAAAEVLLPLLTRTQDYVWRRHLAANVDRLLSSGAPGDRRELAVGFADLVDYTSRSRGMDGRELGAMIEGFEATATEVIARSHGRVVKTVGDGVLYTAASAVDAVEIGLTLPDVWDSDDRLPLRVGVAYGTVLTRLGDVYSPVVNLASRLTSLARPGTVLVDRVLAGHLRGMPGYRVRPLRRVSVRGYDQLQPWLVQRRPPDEEDNALEEMLDELADDVLAAGPEDDVDGLFEGADPGIDEDG; encoded by the coding sequence ATGGACACCGCCGGAGGGGACGACGCCGGGCGCGAGCGCGCCGGCCGGGACGCCGACGGGCCGGAGCCGGGCACCGACGTCCGGGACGCGCTCGAGCGCCTGCTGCTCGGTGGGCCGCGCCGGCTGACCCGGCTGCAGGTCGCGGCGGCGGCGGGCATGCCGCCCGAGCGCACCCAGCGGCTGTGGCGGGCACTGGGCTTCCCCGACGCCGCCGACGACGACCTGGTCTTCACCGACGCCGACGTCGACGCCCTCGCGCTGGTCTCGGCGCTCATCGACACCGGCTTCATCGACCCCGGCACCGAGGCCTCGATCGCGCGGGCGACCGGCCAGGCGCTGTCGCGGCTGGCCGACTGGCAGACCGACATGCTCGCCGGTGCGCTGACCCGCCAGGCGCGTGAGCACGGGTCGGCGGACGCCGTCGCCGCGGCCGAGGTGCTGCTGCCGCTGCTGACCCGGACGCAGGACTACGTGTGGCGGCGGCACCTGGCGGCCAACGTCGACCGGCTGCTGTCCTCCGGTGCGCCCGGGGACCGGCGGGAGCTGGCCGTGGGCTTCGCCGACCTGGTCGACTACACCTCCCGGTCGCGCGGCATGGACGGCCGCGAGCTCGGCGCGATGATCGAGGGGTTCGAGGCCACGGCCACCGAGGTGATCGCCCGCTCGCACGGCCGGGTGGTCAAGACCGTCGGCGACGGGGTCCTCTACACCGCCGCCTCGGCCGTCGACGCCGTCGAGATCGGGCTGACCCTGCCCGACGTCTGGGACTCCGACGACCGGCTGCCGTTGCGGGTGGGCGTGGCCTACGGCACGGTGCTCACCCGGCTGGGCGACGTCTACTCGCCGGTGGTCAACCTGGCCAGCCGGCTCACCTCGCTGGCCCGGCCCGGGACCGTGCTCGTCGACCGCGTGCTCGCCGGCCACCTGCGCGGGATGCCCGGTTACCGGGTGCGGCCGCTGCGCCGGGTCTCGGTCCGCGGCTACGACCAGCTCCAGCCGTGGCTGGTCCAGCGCCGCCCGCCGGACGAGGAGGACAACGCCCTCGAGGAGATGCTCGACGAGCTGGCCGACGACGTGCTGGCCGCCGGGCCGGAGGACGACGTGGACGGGCTCTTCGAGGGTGCCGACCCGGGGATCGACGAGGACGGCTGA
- a CDS encoding ABC-F family ATP-binding cassette domain-containing protein: protein MSATLVARGLAAGHGARVLFSDLDLVVAPGDVVGLVGVNGAGKSTLLRTLAGELPAESGSIALSPPTATVGHLPQERDRREGETVTAALARRTGVAAAQAALDAATDDLTAGRPGADDAYGEALERWLALGGADLDERLEQVLAEVAPGVAPDAPMPSLSGGQAARVGLAALLLSRHDVLLLDEPTNDLDLTGLEQLEDFVAGNRAGIVLVSHDREFLARTVTRVVELDLAQQLVRVHDGGYESYLAEREVARRHAREEYEEYTGTRADLEARARMQRNWLAKGVRDAVKKQKDPDKFIKAHNRATAEKQGAKAKQTERRIERLEVVEEPRKEWELRMTIAAAPRAGAVVATLRDAVVRRGGFTLGPVSLQVDWGDRLAITGPNGAGKTTLLGALLGRVPLDAGAASLGPAVRLGEVDQARGLFVGERRLLDAFGAEVPDWPTAEVRTLLAKFGLTAEHVLRPAVTLSPGERTRAALALLQARGVNVLVLDEPTNHLDLPAIEQLEVALADYPGTLLLVTHDRRMLEAVATTRRVTVEDGRVTE from the coding sequence ATGAGCGCCACCCTCGTCGCCCGCGGCCTGGCCGCCGGCCACGGCGCCCGCGTCCTCTTCTCCGACCTCGACCTCGTCGTCGCCCCCGGTGACGTCGTCGGGCTGGTCGGCGTCAACGGCGCCGGCAAGTCCACGCTGCTGCGCACCCTCGCCGGCGAGCTGCCGGCCGAGTCCGGCTCGATCGCGCTGAGCCCGCCGACGGCGACCGTCGGCCACCTGCCGCAGGAGCGCGACCGGCGCGAGGGCGAGACGGTGACCGCCGCGCTGGCCCGCCGCACCGGCGTCGCCGCCGCGCAGGCCGCCCTGGACGCCGCCACCGACGACCTCACCGCCGGCCGGCCCGGTGCCGACGACGCCTACGGCGAGGCGCTCGAGCGGTGGCTGGCCCTGGGCGGGGCCGACCTCGACGAGCGCCTCGAGCAGGTCCTGGCCGAGGTCGCGCCCGGGGTCGCCCCCGACGCGCCGATGCCCTCGCTCTCGGGCGGTCAGGCGGCCCGGGTCGGGCTGGCCGCGCTGCTGCTGTCGCGGCACGACGTCCTGCTGCTCGACGAGCCGACCAACGACCTGGACCTGACCGGCCTCGAGCAGCTGGAGGACTTCGTCGCCGGCAACCGCGCGGGCATCGTGCTCGTTAGCCACGACCGCGAGTTCCTGGCGCGCACGGTCACCCGCGTCGTCGAGCTCGACCTCGCCCAGCAGCTGGTGCGGGTGCACGACGGCGGCTACGAGTCCTACCTGGCCGAGCGCGAGGTCGCCCGCCGGCACGCGCGCGAGGAGTACGAGGAGTACACCGGGACCAGGGCCGACCTGGAGGCCCGGGCGCGGATGCAGCGCAACTGGCTGGCCAAGGGTGTCCGCGACGCGGTCAAGAAGCAGAAGGACCCCGACAAGTTCATCAAGGCGCACAACCGGGCGACCGCGGAGAAGCAGGGCGCCAAGGCCAAGCAGACCGAGCGGCGCATCGAGCGGCTGGAGGTGGTCGAGGAGCCCCGCAAGGAGTGGGAGCTGCGGATGACCATCGCCGCCGCACCGCGCGCCGGGGCCGTGGTGGCCACGCTGCGCGACGCCGTCGTCCGCCGGGGCGGGTTCACCCTCGGCCCGGTGAGCCTGCAGGTGGACTGGGGCGACCGGCTGGCGATCACCGGCCCCAACGGCGCGGGCAAGACCACGCTGCTCGGCGCGCTGCTGGGCCGGGTGCCGCTGGACGCCGGTGCGGCCTCCCTCGGGCCGGCGGTGCGGCTGGGCGAGGTCGACCAGGCGCGCGGGCTGTTCGTCGGCGAGCGCCGGCTGCTCGACGCGTTCGGCGCCGAGGTGCCCGACTGGCCGACCGCGGAGGTCCGCACGCTCCTGGCCAAGTTCGGGCTGACCGCCGAGCACGTGCTGCGCCCCGCGGTCACGCTGTCGCCGGGGGAGCGCACCCGCGCGGCCCTGGCGCTGCTGCAGGCCCGCGGGGTGAACGTGCTGGTGCTCGACGAGCCGACCAACCACCTCGACCTGCCGGCGATCGAGCAGCTCGAGGTGGCGCTGGCCGACTACCCCGGCACCCTGCTGCTGGTCACCCACGACCGCCGGATGCTCGAGGCGGTGGCCACCACCCGGCGGGTCACGGTCGAGGACGGCCGGGTCACCGAGTGA
- a CDS encoding ABC transporter permease — protein sequence MSALVRAEWTKLFTTRVWIGLVLGACVMAGGFAALFTGLAGAEQQGGQPGLPPVGTPQYEEIVFSVAANASVLLLILGIIGMTQEYRHRTATPTFLTTPRRGRVVAAKLVAYALAAVPFALLVLAVDVVVVLLYAGARGAAPSLDGDNLQTLGAAGLVLVVYAVIGVGVGALLRNQVAAIVGALVYLYVVEPIISSIGALQGAYKWLPGGAAQAITSDFQAPELLAPWQGALLLLGYGLFFALLGTVLAVRRDVV from the coding sequence ATGAGCGCCCTCGTCCGCGCCGAGTGGACCAAGCTGTTCACCACCCGCGTCTGGATCGGCCTGGTGCTCGGCGCCTGCGTGATGGCCGGCGGTTTCGCCGCGCTGTTCACCGGCCTGGCCGGCGCCGAGCAGCAGGGCGGGCAGCCCGGCCTGCCCCCGGTCGGGACCCCGCAGTACGAGGAGATCGTCTTCTCCGTCGCCGCCAACGCCAGCGTGCTGCTGCTGATCCTCGGCATCATCGGGATGACCCAGGAGTACCGGCACCGGACGGCCACGCCGACCTTCCTCACCACGCCCCGCCGGGGCCGGGTGGTCGCCGCCAAGCTGGTCGCCTACGCACTGGCGGCGGTCCCGTTCGCCCTGCTGGTGCTCGCCGTCGACGTCGTGGTCGTGCTGCTCTACGCGGGCGCCCGCGGAGCCGCGCCCTCGCTGGACGGCGACAACCTGCAGACGCTCGGCGCCGCGGGGCTGGTGCTGGTCGTCTACGCCGTGATCGGGGTGGGCGTCGGTGCGCTGCTGCGCAACCAGGTGGCCGCCATCGTCGGCGCGCTGGTCTACCTCTACGTCGTGGAGCCGATCATCTCCTCGATCGGCGCGCTGCAGGGCGCCTACAAGTGGCTGCCCGGTGGCGCGGCGCAGGCGATCACCTCCGACTTCCAGGCGCCGGAGCTGCTGGCCCCGTGGCAGGGCGCACTGTTGCTGCTCGGCTACGGTCTGTTCTTCGCCCTCCTCGGCACGGTGCTCGCCGTCCGCCGCGACGTGGTCTGA
- a CDS encoding GNAT family N-acetyltransferase, with amino-acid sequence MDVVELEAVHCDALVRFFGGLPEGDLTFIEEEVTDPDVVRSWTSGGAGGRRWVVLDADGEGQEVAGYVAVRPLPGWSAHVGEVRLVVSPAHRGSGLGRLLARHALVSAVGDGLSKLVVEVVAEQGAALALFTDLGFTGEALLRDHVRDREGQVRDLMVLAHHVDETWAGMATVGLDEALGQDLS; translated from the coding sequence GTGGACGTCGTCGAGCTCGAGGCGGTGCACTGCGACGCGCTGGTGCGCTTCTTCGGCGGGTTGCCCGAGGGCGACCTGACCTTCATCGAGGAGGAGGTCACCGACCCCGACGTCGTCCGGTCGTGGACCTCCGGCGGCGCCGGCGGCCGGCGCTGGGTCGTCCTCGACGCGGACGGCGAGGGACAGGAGGTGGCCGGCTACGTCGCCGTCCGCCCGCTGCCGGGCTGGTCGGCGCACGTCGGCGAGGTGCGGCTGGTCGTCTCCCCCGCCCACCGCGGATCGGGCCTGGGCCGCCTGCTGGCCCGGCACGCCCTCGTGTCGGCCGTCGGCGACGGCCTGTCCAAGCTCGTCGTCGAGGTCGTCGCCGAGCAGGGCGCGGCGCTGGCGCTGTTCACCGACCTGGGCTTCACCGGGGAGGCGCTGCTGCGCGACCACGTCCGCGACCGCGAGGGCCAGGTGCGCGACCTCATGGTGCTGGCCCACCACGTCGACGAGACCTGGGCCGGCATGGCCACCGTCGGCCTGGACGAGGCGCTCGGCCAGGACCTCAGCTAG
- a CDS encoding PHA/PHB synthase family protein — translation MPTVPSPQAVLDRVRRDVERNALRARNGIKLVAGVDRPGVGLTPKDVVWQRGRTQLWHYRSEKVRYSPPLLIVFSLVSRSYILDLNPGNSFIEQLVDAGFDVYMVDWGEPDARDAQNRLEDYVDDYIPAAVERVREISGADEVNLFGYCFGGDLSLLYAAHHPDAPVRSLTVLATPVDFTKMGPMADVFRGGLEVDDVLDEDGNVPPRVVVQGFKTLTPTAEVTRYVTLWEKLWNDEYVSAYQAMTGWSDDHIPFPGAAARETVQMLVRDNGMVTDRLTVGGDPVHLSDIRLPFLTVRADRDHIVPPEATAPLIDLVGSEDKHELRLPAGHMGLVVGRTAAKTTVPEIIGFIRKRSDETAPGPAAGQEG, via the coding sequence ATGCCGACGGTGCCCAGCCCGCAAGCAGTCCTCGACCGCGTCCGGCGCGACGTCGAGCGCAACGCCCTCCGGGCGCGTAACGGCATCAAGCTCGTCGCCGGCGTCGACCGGCCCGGCGTGGGGCTCACGCCCAAGGACGTCGTCTGGCAGCGCGGCCGCACCCAGCTGTGGCACTACCGCAGTGAGAAGGTGCGGTACTCCCCGCCGCTGCTCATCGTGTTCAGCCTGGTCAGCCGCAGCTACATCCTCGACCTGAACCCGGGCAACAGCTTCATCGAGCAGCTGGTCGACGCCGGTTTCGACGTGTACATGGTCGACTGGGGCGAGCCCGACGCCCGCGACGCGCAGAACCGGCTCGAGGACTACGTCGACGACTACATCCCCGCGGCCGTGGAGCGGGTCCGCGAGATCTCCGGCGCCGACGAGGTCAACCTCTTCGGCTACTGCTTCGGCGGCGACCTGTCGCTGCTCTACGCCGCCCACCACCCCGACGCGCCGGTCCGCAGCCTCACCGTGCTGGCGACCCCGGTCGACTTCACGAAGATGGGCCCGATGGCCGACGTCTTCCGCGGCGGCCTCGAGGTCGACGACGTCCTCGACGAGGACGGCAACGTGCCGCCGCGGGTGGTGGTGCAGGGCTTCAAGACCCTGACCCCCACCGCCGAGGTCACCCGCTACGTGACGCTGTGGGAGAAGCTCTGGAACGACGAGTACGTGTCGGCGTACCAGGCGATGACCGGCTGGTCCGACGACCACATCCCGTTCCCCGGCGCCGCGGCGCGCGAGACGGTGCAGATGCTCGTGCGCGACAACGGGATGGTCACCGACCGGCTGACCGTGGGCGGCGACCCGGTGCACCTCAGCGACATCCGGCTGCCCTTCCTCACCGTGCGCGCCGACCGTGACCACATCGTGCCGCCGGAGGCGACCGCGCCGCTGATCGACCTGGTCGGCTCGGAGGACAAGCACGAGCTGCGGCTGCCCGCCGGCCACATGGGCCTGGTGGTGGGCCGGACGGCGGCGAAGACGACGGTGCCGGAGATCATCGGCTTCATCCGCAAGCGCAGCGACGAGACCGCACCCGGCCCCGCGGCCGGACAGGAGGGGTGA
- a CDS encoding ABC transporter ATP-binding protein — MRVEVSGLTKSFGSVQAVTDLGFTVEPGAVTGFLGPNGAGKTTTLRMVLGLITPDAGTATFDGVPYAALPDPVRTVGAVLETAFHPARSGRDHLRVYCRAAGLPTARADEVLTAVGLATAGRRRAGGYSLGMRQRLALATALLGDPPVLVLDEPANGLDPEGILWLRGFLRHLAHEEGRTVLVSSHLLAEMEQTADRVVIVGAGRLVRQGSIAELRSGSQGAGTVLVRSPEADRLAAVLVSAGLSAERGGDGVVTVTGTTPAGVGARAFAEGIELHELRAEANGLEELYFRLTAGQEQFAAGSPAATTGVAAR; from the coding sequence GTGCGGGTCGAGGTGTCCGGCCTGACCAAGAGCTTCGGCTCCGTGCAGGCGGTCACCGACCTCGGCTTCACCGTGGAGCCGGGCGCGGTCACCGGCTTCCTCGGGCCCAACGGAGCGGGCAAGACCACGACCCTGCGCATGGTGCTCGGGCTGATCACCCCCGACGCCGGCACCGCCACCTTCGACGGCGTCCCCTACGCGGCGCTGCCCGACCCGGTGCGCACCGTGGGCGCCGTCCTCGAGACCGCCTTCCACCCCGCCCGCTCCGGCCGCGACCACCTGCGCGTCTACTGCCGCGCCGCGGGCCTGCCCACCGCACGCGCCGACGAGGTGCTCACCGCGGTCGGCCTGGCCACGGCCGGACGGCGGCGGGCCGGTGGCTACTCCCTGGGCATGCGGCAGCGGCTGGCCCTGGCCACCGCCCTGCTCGGCGACCCGCCGGTGCTGGTGCTCGACGAGCCGGCCAACGGCCTGGACCCGGAGGGCATCCTCTGGCTGCGCGGCTTCCTGCGGCACCTGGCCCACGAGGAGGGCCGGACCGTCCTGGTCTCCAGCCACCTGCTGGCGGAGATGGAGCAGACCGCCGACCGCGTCGTCATCGTCGGTGCCGGCCGGCTGGTGCGGCAGGGCTCCATCGCCGAGCTGCGCTCGGGCTCGCAGGGAGCCGGGACGGTGCTCGTGCGCAGCCCGGAGGCCGACCGGCTGGCCGCGGTGCTCGTCTCGGCCGGCCTGTCGGCCGAGCGGGGCGGCGACGGGGTGGTCACCGTGACGGGCACGACGCCCGCCGGGGTCGGCGCCCGCGCCTTCGCGGAGGGCATCGAGCTGCACGAGCTGCGGGCCGAGGCCAACGGCCTGGAGGAGCTCTACTTCCGGCTCACCGCGGGGCAGGAGCAGTTCGCCGCGGGCTCCCCCGCCGCGACGACCGGGGTGGCGGCCCGATGA